AAGTTCTTAGGATCGCTTATAATCACATCAATGGCTCTATCCCTCCCGAGTTGGGAAATTTGGAGAGATTGACCAACTTGGATCTCAAGGACAATTCTCTCACCGGTCCCTTTCCATCCTCTATAGGAATTTGACAAGCTTGACTTATCTCTATTTGCAACAAAACAAACTTAGTGGATCTATTCCTctggaaatagggaatttgacaaGCTTAATTGATCTCTATTTGCAAAAAAACCAACTCAGTGGATCTATTCCCCTTCAAATGTGTACTCTGTCGAGGCTAACTCACCTTGACTTGTCCTTCAATTCTCTCACCGGCGAGTTGCCTCCATGTATCCAAAACCTCACTAGGCTTCAAGTTCTTAGGATCGGTTTTAATCACATCAATGGCTCTATCCCTCTTGAGTTGGGAAATTTGGAGAGATTGACCAACTTGGATCTCGAGGACAATTTGCTTAATGGTGTAGTCCCTTCGACTATTGGTCGCTTGCACAATTTACGATCCCTTAGATTTAACTCAAACAATTTAAGTGGCTTTATCCCTCTTGAACTAGGGAACCTCGCAAAATGAATGTTGTTAATTTAGGTTTCAACAACTTCACTGGTCCCATTCCGTCTTCTATAGGGAATTTGACGAGCTTGAATTATCTCAATTTGCGAAgaaaccaactcggtggatctattcctccaaaaatagggaatttgacgaGCTTGAATTATCTCAATTTGCGAGGAAACCAACttggtggatctattcctccggaaatagggaatttgacgaGCTTGACTCGTCTCAATTTGCGAGGAAATCAACTCGGTGGATATATTCCTtcaaaaatagggaatttgacaGGCTTGGCTTATCTTGATTTGCGAGGAAACCAACTCAATGGATCTATTCCTCcagaaatagggaatttgacaagcttgacttatctctatttgcaagaaaacaaactCAGTGGATGTATTCCGTCGCAAATAGGCAATTTGAAGAGCTTGATTGCGCTGAATTTAcatgaaaatagaattgattgTGCCATCCCATCGAAAATAGGAGATTTAAGGGATCTCCGACAGCTAGATTTGAGCTCGAACAACTTGGTCGGGGAAATCCCCTTTCAACTTGGGAAACTGAGCTACTTAAACTATCTCGATCTTCACAACAATTCTCTTTCTGGCTCCATTCCAAATAATCTCAAGGCTGTCTTTCCTGATACTGCTTTTCTTGGCAACAAAGATCTGAACCAGTTTCATGAAACCCAAGCCCCCAAAAGAAGGTCTAGCGTAATTCATTATATGACGGTGTTCATTCCACTAGCTGGGATTTCCTGTATAGTGGTTGGATCTTGCTTTCTATTTCGATGTGCAACAAAAACAGAGCAACCGGAGACTAcagagaaaaatggaaatttcttgTCAATATGGAATTATGACGGGAGGATTGCTTATGAAGACATAATTGATGCAACAGAGGATTTCGATCTCAAATATTGCATCGGGACTGGTGGTTATGGTAGCGTTTATAGAGCACGATTGCCCAATGGAAAAGTTGTGGCATTGAAGAAACTTCACCGTCTTGAAGCAGAGGACCCATCCTTCGACAAGAGCTTTCGAAATGAAGTGAAACACTTGACAGAAATAAGGCATAGAAGCATAATCAAGCTCCATGGTTTCTGCTTACACAGGCGATGCATGTTCTTAGTTTACGAATACATGGAAAATGGGAGTCTATTATGTGCTTTGAGAGATGATATTGAAGCCGTGGAATTGGATTGGTCCAAAAGAGTCAATCTCATCCAGGATATAGCATATGCTTTGTCTTACATGCACCATGATTGCGTTCGGGCAATTGTTCATCGAGACATATCTAGCAATAACATCTTACTCAACAGTAAAATGCAGGCTTTTGTATCAGATTTTGGCACCGCGAGACTTCTAGGTCATGATTCCTCATCTAACTTCACTGCAAATATCGCTGGCACCTATGGATACATTGCACCAGGTGAGCAACACTTTATgcttcacatatatatatttttttacccTAAAAGTTACTAATAGAGGTACAAGTCAAATAAACGACATTGTAGAAGTTTCACTATCCATGCACATCAGTGACTTGTAGATTGTTATTGTAGTGGCCAACAATAGCTAAGGATTTGTTGTGCCACGATTGGCAAAATGTCCTCTTGGAACCACCTTGTTCGCCGTGGCTCTGACTCCTGTATTTGTTTTATTCATGTCtatatatttgaatatttttggaaaatgaataattattttgtatGGTACTGTTGTTATTATCATTAGGTTACTTATTTTTGTCTCAAACTATAATTTTTATGTTGCATCTAAGTAAAAGCATGTCGGAATAGTCAGATTTTTAGATTTTGTATTACATCTATATTGGTATtactaaatcattcatttctaTTAAACGTTTTATTGTGGAAATAAAATTAAcagttttcaaagaaaaattggtgGGGCAAATGGAGTGGGGTGGGGTGCCGCACATAGTTATGTGGGGCACGATAGAGAGGGAAAAGTTGCCCCTTGCGGGGCAGCGACGGGGCAGGGCGGTTAAGGGTGTAGTCATCCGGTCCAAAGCTTCAACTGCTAAAATTTTGTATGCctttcgtattttttttttttcagagctTGCATATTCTTTGGTTGCCAATGAGAAATGCGACGTATATAGTTTTGGAGTGACAGCAATGGAAACAATGATGGGTGAGCATCCAAGAGATATTATATCTATCTTGTTGacatcctctggagaagatatCATGCTGCATAAAATTGTAGACCAGCGGTTGCCTTTTCCAAGAGAGAACTCTGTTGCAAGAAGTATTGTTTTGGTAGTTTCTCTAGCGCTTGCTTGCTTGAGTGCTAATCCAAAGTCTCGACCAACTATGAAGCAAGTCTCCGAAGCTTTTCTAGCTCGAAAGTCAACATTGGCAAAGCCCTTCCATGAGATCTCATTGGCTCAGCTTCGATATGTTAATAGATCACGGTTGGAAGGTGAATCAACAGAGCTTCATCAGGACAGAGCGAGGAGTAAGGGTCATTAAGTGCTTGTCTAGTAAAGAGATAATTGATAATGAAGCTGCAATTTGGTGAAAGTGATTGAGCATATAAAATTGTATGGCTTCTGCAAATTAGTAAGTCTTGTTAAACTCTTTTCCATTCTATGCTGTAAGAGTGAGATGCAGTTTATTTATGACACAACAAAAAACCACGATTACTTTTGAGACGGACCATGTTTATTGGTCCAACAACCAATAGCCGACCGAAGACCTGGTGCTCTGAATGTAGCTTCCTTAAAACATGTCAATTTCCTAAAAAGGCaatcttgaaatgttttcttctcttatgGGTGCTTCCTTCAGTCGATTGCCTTTATACCATGTCGTTGTTGATGATCGTGCTGCCTGTTTTAGTATGGAGTTTCCAATACCACGTGGCAGTAACGTTACAAACTAAGCTACGAACTAGGCTCACGAGAATGTGGTTTTAGTCTACACTAGAGGCAAGCTTATTGCGGGCATGATGGGTTGTAAAAGAGATGATTTCACTTGTCAAATGAGCCGTTTTTGTTGAAATTAGGAGATTCTTGTGAATGGTGTGATTTACTGTAGGATCTGGAAATGCTAATGAATCATATGAAATCTATTTGAGGTTCTAAGCGAAATTAAGCATGAAGAGAGCTTTCTGTTTGACGAGACGTGCATGCACATGGATGAACCCATACGGCATTAATTTTTTAGAGCTTTGCATTAAGGATTGCGACACTAACAGCTCATAATTTCTTTGCAACTGCCAATCCATCTACAATCAATAGTTAGATATGTGCAAGAGATAAATTTGCCGGACTCTTTTATGATGGTCACTCGATTTGTGATGCTTTTATCCAGTTGAACTGCTAGAGACACGCTTGTAGTTGGGATGCTCAAACTATGCCTGTTCTTGTTGCTTTTCCTTACAATTGGGAAACTCTATCTAATTCAATAAGCAATTAAGGTTGCATAAGCGTGCACTTTTGTAGGTTGACGAATTTCCTGCTCTAAGagtcatgaaagaagatgatctATGTGCTCATCTATAGAATTAATATaaacggaaaaattatcaaaaaaatcctaaatctattgcattttttcaaatcgccctaaactttttttttttttgcccatttaatcataaacattttgcaattgtatcaatttagtccattcagtcaattttggccTACTggcgctgacgtggcaattttttaataatattttaaaatttttataattttttaattaggaagaaaaggaaaaaagaaaaagacaaaattaataaaaattcgggaaaaaaattaaaaatataaatatttaaaaattgccatgtcagtgTTAGTTGGTGTTCATGTCAGGGCCggccgaccaaaattggccgaatacactgaattggcacaattgcataaagtttaaaattgaataggaaaaaaaaagtttaggcctaatttggaaaaattgcaataggtttatgatttttttggtaatttttcctaatATAAACTACGATGCCATGAAGGTGACCACTAAGAATTTTCCTAAGAAACGGTGCTAGACAAGGGCATAACCTTAAGAAAGTgacagaaaaatttaaaagttcacGTTTAGGCCCACATCGCAAGTTTCAATTGAGCCTAATTGAAGCGCAACTTTCACCATGGATGTTTATAGCATTGTGGTTGGACATACATTAGATGTTACCTTGACTCATACGACTTGTATTGATTTTCGGCCTTGTAAACTCTATATTTGCACCGCTGACGGCCTCATAGACACCTTCATATTTTGTGGATAACTGTGATCTTTGCCTCAACcgtatttatttttcactttgacTAGTTACTAGACGTTGTCACTTTCTTGGCAGGACTATGGTACGTATGGCAATAATATCTTGCTTGCCATTGTCTATTATGACGCACCCCCTTCTAGGCTGTGTAAGTTGTATTTTGAAAGTAAATCATTGTACAGGATGACAACCGAATGCCGTTTTTTATCTTGTCTTTTCGGTTCCTTCGCCATATGATTATGGTTTTGCTAACAATGTCTCTACAGATAAAGAGAcctgatagagagagagacgatcTCTACCTTCAACAAATTAACTGGCTCGCCTAGGAAGCGATTCTACGGAGCACGAGCTCACAGCAATCCACAAAAGCGATTCGCACTTTCCTGTTCCGCTCTCCCCTAGTCAATTTGATTATTCTCTTCATTACCCTCCGTTGTTCCCTGCTCCATCTGATGATGATAAATCCCTAAAGGATTCAATTTGCTGACATTGGCTGTGGCTTCGGAGGGCAACTAGTTGCTCTTTCAACCCTATTTCCCGACAAACTCACGATCGAGGAATGTGAATTAAAGACAAGGTGACCGAATATGTGAATGAGCGCATTTCTGCATTGAGGACAATCAATCCccgtcaaaaaaaaataataatatctcAGTAGTATAGACCAACTCTATGAAGCACCTTCTTAACTATTTTGAGAAAGGCCAACTGACAAAGACGTTCTTCCCATTTCCGGATCCtcattttaaagagaaaaatcacTGCCGCAGTGTGATTAGCCCTCACTTGTTAGATGAGTATGCATATACTCTGGCTGTTGGGGGCATAATTTACACCATCACAGACGTTGAAGAACTTGGTGAATGGATGAAGGGCTATTTGGAAAACCAATCCATGTTTGAGGCACTGACGGAGGAAGAACTCGTGAACGATCCAGTGGTGAAGCTATTGACCAGGGCAACCGAGGAAGGCCAGAAGGTTGCTAGGAATAGTGGGCAGACATTTAACTTGCATTGGTTGCAAAGCTTTGATAAGGTATCTATTGCATTTAAGTTCTCATGCTGCAATTTCTTGGgttcttgtattcttcatttcAGATCTCATTGAAATCTAGGTTTCTTTTGCCCTTTGGTTTCAAATCTCACGGTTTAGTTAAACATGGTAGGCTTTGTCCTTAAGTTATTTTTCCTTGTTTAAACGGTCCTCTGGTTCATCTGCAAAATAGCATGTCGAAGATAGTGTCACATCTAGGGCTATTCTGTGAATGATGGACTAGAGTTATACATTAGAAAATGGAATGACTGGAAAGTTATAATCAGCTTATCTCCTGCTAGACTACCAATAACATCTGTGAGATCTTGAATTTAGTTTGATTAATTAAGTACTTGATAAATGAAAAGCTAGATTTCGTTCAAAACTTACTTTTCATATTTGGACTATTATTCCTCGATAAACTTGAGGAAAGCAGAATGATCTGGCTGCTCCTTCAAGCTTTAACATCACCATGTGATGCTGAGACAGCCGTAACCACTCAAGATTGACATATAGTTTGATGTTATGCACAGAGTAATCTGTCTCATCTTTCTTGAATTGCCCATTGAATGAGGAAGTTTGGTAATGTTCCTCCAATTTTGCAGCATAATGTGCAAGTTATAGTATTCGTTCACTTCATTTGGCATACTTTATCTTTCATGCCCAACCAATGAGTTGCACTGGCAAGAAATTTTTGAGCTTCGTGTTACATTTTGGCACGTGAAACTGGCAGAGTTCTTTCTGTCGGGCTTTTATACGAATAGAAAGTCAATTTGCACTGTCTACAAACTTGTGTGCCAACCCGGAGTTATATTGCTCCTGTCCGCCATACCAGCAATACAAATGGAACTCTCTGTTCACACTGCAAGCGAAGGGAAGCTGAATCGTATTGTAAAACGGTATCTCAAGATAAGCGTCTCTGCTGATGTTATATTTTCTTCCTGCACCTTAGTCGGATATATAGCACACTGGTAAATTTGGTTACTTGCATAAAATGGTTGCAGTCTCCGAGCCCAATGAGATTTCTGGAAAGTTTTGGGCAGAGTGCCGAGAATGCCAGGGTTCGCTTCATTAGGATATACTTTGCACAAGGTTCTACTTTGTTTCCTCACGGTACTTTTTAAGATAGCTCGTTTGTTATTCACATAATTGATATCATAACCTTTGCAGTCGGGATTGTCCCATATTTTACCGGAGAAAGAAAGCATAGAAACACGCGGCTGAAGTTCACCGGCAATTATTTAGATGGAACTTCTAAAATATCGACAGGCTTTGTGGTCTTCTTGTTGAGCTTATTACATGGCTGTAAAtacattggatttttttttatttaggaagtttttttattctgatttgattttgtttgaatCCCACAAATCATGGGATTGTAGCTTTTCTCCTATTTAGGCTTTTTTCCGTTTTGTTTGCTAGGATTTCTCTGTGTATTAGCCTATAAATATAACACTGTAAAGCTGTAAAATATGTGTATGATAATAAGAAATTCTCTCCATCTAAAATTCTACATGGTATCAAGGCTGAAAGtcctcatttcaaatcttaCCAGATTCCATTTGCCTTcctaattaaattttcacatttAGTACTAAACAAAAAGATGAGATTAAGTGTGAAAGGGAAAGTgttataatattaattttaagcttttaaaacagttggTAGTGATTtccataaaatctcaaactccCTTCCTTTGCCAACAAATTGCGGTTAGCTAGTTAAATGAACTCAGAGATCTCCATGTTGATTTGGGTGGACAAGCCGGATCCTCATATAACCGAGATGAGGGAAAATTCAAAGTTGCTCCTGGTCTCTGGAcagaaggaaggagaaagaaatcTCTCACTCAGAGAGATGGTAGATGGAAAGTTGCCATTGAGGCCTTAGTTACTGATGCCTCcaacaaaaatatagaaaagcaATTTGGCTGCATTCATTACGGGTTATTGACAAGGAAATATATGCCTCATCTTGTTCAAAAGGTTAAAGAAATGGCCCGTTAGGGGTTTTTGACAGAGTAAGAGTTCTGCTTACCTGTAGCCTCCTCGACTTCATTTATGAGTACAACATACTTCATACCTACTCTGATTCCCAGTTGTAGGCCATGAAATTGCCACGTGTATGGTGTTATTCTTATCCTCCCAGTTTTTTTGTAATATATGTTTGCATGTATCACTATGGGGTGCAAAGTTAGTATGCCTCCATTCACGTACATAACAGGAAAAGGATTAGCGACTGGAGCTTTGTATTGAGACAAGGAGAGACTGGAAATGTCAGCGTGAGCTTATCATAGGCACATTTGTAAAGCGAACACAGCTCTGGATGCCAATGTTAAGTCAGCTACGGAGATTTTTTAAACAATTCTGATCATATCTTTTGTGGTCGCCAAGAGGGGATACACTTCTGTTGCTGGTATAGCTTCTTTTgcccaaactaatttatcttaATATGGATGGTGAATTTGACGATAAAGGTGATACCAATCTTAAAGATAGTTAGTAAATGACCGAAAGATTCTAAGAAAATTCATGGGAAAAATGTCCTTGCTTATCaaattctgttctttttcctccgTTGACTTTTATCCCCTTCGGATCCAGCATTTTAGTTTATCAATTTTTGTTAGGGTAGAGAGATGACTCTAAGTCTCGTCACCTGACAGTTTTTTAGAACTAAAGCACTGTGAAATTAAATCCGGAAGGATCTATGCTTAAAGGGGGAAAAGGCATTGCGATTCTCGAGGGATTGTCGACCCTCCCCACTTTGTAAATGGCTTTGCATTCACGCTCTCCTCTTCAGATTTGTATGGTTATGAAGAAAACTAttggaaatgacaaaatagGATAGGATCAAATACGAAATCTATCCATCGTTTGAGAAAATACGGAAAGTTAGAGCAAATATACACATCtaatctataaataaataaataaaaggttcAAATCCACAGAGAAGTACAAACACATCACAATTTGCTTAGGAGAATCAATCAATCAGCAAACAATTCACATTCACAACTAAGTTATCCATTTTGTAACTTAAAATCATCTGCCCGTCTTCCCATCTGCTGCTAGTACTCTCTTCGACGGGTAACTGCGAGCAATGGCACAAGTCAATGATTTGAGAATCCAATGCCAAGGGCGAGACTTTCAGTATTGCTCCTGCGAGTGTCGAAGCCCATGTCACTTAAGTATACAATCTCAAACGGGTTGTGATGGGCTGCCGGCACAAAGGACAAGTCGGGAGTGACGCACCACAGTCCTTGCATGTctggaaagaaataaagagatGACATACGTAAGCTTACAATATCCATAGCACTACAGATAatgtctctctctatctctctatcaTGTGAAGGAATAATTACTTCCACATTTAATTGTAGTTCGTACATCTTTTCAAGTCTAGTTAGCCTTCGATGAGAACAACATCTCCTGCCCCATAGATGCTACTACTGCGGTATTCTTTTCCGTTTAGGATGAGAATAGTCCCACCATTTGTCCAAGATAATTTTGCAGCATACTCGTGATTAGTTAAGCACATGAGATTTCTGGGGCATGATAAACAGAAAAATTGTATAATGAGCTCATTAATTTGCTGAGCCATAGCCAACTTTAACAAAACCAGTGGAATGACAGCCGGAAGTCTCTTTGGAAAATATGTCGAACTCACTAACTTTGCAGTCATACTGGGTACAACCAATTTTATGCTTTTAGCTCCAGTATCTGAATCAAGTAAAATTCTACTCTATTAGATTCTAGCCTGAAAAGTGAAAGCAAGTTCAGGTGGGAAATGGTTATAACAGGTGCAAACGTGTGTACTCCACAAATTGGAGGCCATATAAAGGATGATGCTAATTGCTGAATAGAGAAAGACTCACCAGATGACCACATCCAAAGGCCAAGTTCTTTGGATTTGTAAGGCAAATGGGGCAAACCTTGAAGAACACAGGCAGCTTAGTTCGGATTTAGATTTAATGAAGAACCTGaagtttcacaaaaaaaaaaggatgattaAATGATACTTGTTCTCCCGAAGCTGTTTCCTGAGTTTGTGGAGAACTATCTGGGATTGACTTATCCGAGCTGGTATGACCAGTGACTTCAGTTGGGGGTGGAAGTGGCCTTATACGAGGACCAGTCACTGCCTCCCTGCAGTATAAGCAGAATTTATCATTATAGCAGGCCTCAATGCAATGTAGAAACAAACAGCTGCAGTTCCCAATCTTACTTGACGTGCGAAATGCTTTGAGTGGCTCTATACTGAAAGGGAATTTCCATGAGAGCAGCAAGAGCAAAGGCAGTCTCTTTCTTTGAAGTATCTGTGTTCTCTGACATGATTTTTGTGAAGTTGACAAACTGCGTAGTGGAACAATGAATAAACAAGAAGGttaaaagcaaaaagagaaaaaaaaatgtggtggAATTTATTGATTC
Above is a window of Eucalyptus grandis isolate ANBG69807.140 chromosome 9, ASM1654582v1, whole genome shotgun sequence DNA encoding:
- the LOC104420139 gene encoding MDIS1-interacting receptor like kinase 2-like, encoding MNVVNLGFNNFTGPIPSSIGNLTSLNYLNLRRNQLGGSIPPKIGNLTSLNYLNLRGNQLGGSIPPEIGNLTSLTRLNLRGNQLGGYIPSKIGNLTGLAYLDLRGNQLNGSIPPEIGNLTSLTYLYLQENKLSGCIPSQIGNLKSLIALNLHENRIDCAIPSKIGDLRDLRQLDLSSNNLVGEIPFQLGKLSYLNYLDLHNNSLSGSIPNNLKAVFPDTAFLGNKDLNQFHETQAPKRRSSVIHYMTVFIPLAGISCIVVGSCFLFRCATKTEQPETTEKNGNFLSIWNYDGRIAYEDIIDATEDFDLKYCIGTGGYGSVYRARLPNGKVVALKKLHRLEAEDPSFDKSFRNEVKHLTEIRHRSIIKLHGFCLHRRCMFLVYEYMENGSLLCALRDDIEAVELDWSKRVNLIQDIAYALSYMHHDCVRAIVHRDISSNNILLNSKMQAFVSDFGTARLLGHDSSSNFTANIAGTYGYIAPELAYSLVANEKCDVYSFGVTAMETMMGEHPRDIISILLTSSGEDIMLHKIVDQRLPFPRENSVARSIVLVVSLALACLSANPKSRPTMKQVSEAFLARKSTLAKPFHEISLAQLRYVNRSRLEGESTELHQDRARSKGH